A genomic segment from Arcobacter acticola encodes:
- a CDS encoding arginyltransferase — protein MFTQSPDIEFLEENRTCSYFDEKISDIRYKYIHSCSSIQYQGMLERGWRRFGKMHFVPECKSCTKCVSIRIDVANYKFSRSEKRVIAKNKETKLYIRPPSLTMEHLSLYDKYHKFMNDKKDWPYSPIDPNDYIKSYVEGKENFAKEFLYVRDDKLIGVALVDILDKSISSIYCYYDHDYADLSIGKFSILAQIKIAKELNIPYIYLGYWIKDHFSMGYKKAYEPFEVLENRAYLDERPIWRKNEL, from the coding sequence ATGTTTACTCAAAGTCCAGATATTGAATTCTTAGAAGAGAATAGAACATGCTCTTATTTTGATGAAAAAATATCTGATATTAGATACAAATATATTCATTCTTGCTCTTCAATTCAATACCAAGGTATGTTAGAAAGAGGGTGGAGAAGATTTGGTAAGATGCATTTTGTACCAGAATGTAAATCTTGTACAAAATGTGTTTCTATAAGAATTGATGTTGCTAACTATAAATTTTCTAGATCAGAAAAAAGAGTAATTGCTAAAAATAAAGAAACTAAACTTTATATAAGACCACCATCTTTGACTATGGAACATCTAAGTCTTTATGATAAGTATCATAAATTTATGAATGATAAAAAAGATTGGCCTTATAGTCCTATTGATCCAAATGATTACATAAAATCTTATGTTGAAGGAAAAGAAAATTTCGCAAAAGAATTTTTATATGTACGAGATGATAAATTAATTGGTGTTGCCTTAGTTGATATTTTAGATAAGTCAATATCTTCGATTTATTGTTATTATGATCATGATTATGCAGATTTATCAATAGGAAAATTTTCTATTTTAGCACAAATAAAAATTGCAAAAGAGCTTAATATTCCTTATATTTATTTGGGATATTGGATAAAAGACCATTTTTCAATGGGATATAAAAAAGCATATGAACCTTTTGAAGTTTTAGAGAATAGGGCTTATTTGGATGAAAGACCTATATGGAGAAAAAATGAATTATAA